A genomic segment from Diceros bicornis minor isolate mBicDic1 chromosome 5, mDicBic1.mat.cur, whole genome shotgun sequence encodes:
- the C5H15orf48 gene encoding normal mucosa of esophagus-specific gene 1 protein encodes MNFFQLLRKKKELIPLVAFMSVAATGAVSFALYSLKKTDVIIDRKRNPEPWETVDPSVPGKLITINQEWKPIEELQNVRRATK; translated from the exons ATGAACTTTTTCCAactcctgaggaaaaagaaggaa CTTATCCCTTTGGTGGCGTTCATGAGCGTGGCAGCGACCGGAGCGGTGTCTTTTGCTTTGTATTCCCTTAAAAAAACCGACGTGAT cattGATCGGAAAAGAAATCCAGAACCTTGGGAAACTGTGGATCCTAGTGTACCTGGAAAG cttataACAATCAACCAAGAATGGAAGCCCATTGAAGAGTTGCAGAATGTCCGAAGGGCGACCAAATGA